TTGTAGTGGAACTGTGGTGGGCACAAGAGGACATGTCGTTTAAAGATTATAAAGAGCAAGAAAGAGGACCCCACGCGCTAACCATAACGCgtgatttaacattatttagtTATTGTCACGTTAACAATAATAACTcagtggatttttcttttttcctttttactgTTGTGAAATGTtcatcatttatatatttttttaaaacaatcacataatttcatatttattaaacacttggactaaatattatttttttattgattgtttaGATTTAGATTGCATttggttaatttctttttttttttgcattgtaaaagtattttaaaaaaaattaaaaaaaaaattatttttttctttactttaaattaaattatttttaacattaacgtattaaaaataatcatgatcacattttcaaatataattaattataaaaaaatttaattaaaaaagattaaaaaaaaacatatttagttaaaaataaatcaactggTTGCATTGTGGATTGAATTTTCacaatttatcttctttttttatttatttttggcccAGAATTCTGAAGTTTGTTGAGGGAAAGAAAAGGACAGGAACCAAACTAGAAAAGTGAGGCAGTTTTAGAAGGGATAAGTTCTCTAGTCGTATGATGACGGCaaaggaaagaagagaaaaggaaacgTTCCATTTCCCTATTTGGTTCaatttttctcttgaaaatcCATAATATTTCGTTAAAAAGTCTTTTCATTAGCTTTCATCGGAAAAGCCCCAAAGCCTTTCTATTTGGGGATCATGCTCGTGGCTTTAGTAAAGGCTATTCAAGGCAACAAATCAATACAAGCTGGATTCAGGCACCATATCATATCAAGAGtcatcttcttcaccatttcactctaattattattataattatttttgttgttgttattattattaattaattattagcaATTAACTAAAACATATGGCGAAGTATTGTATGTATTAGCCATGAATAATACTTTTCCGTTCGAccctaaaactaaaaaacatttttgtctgtctttttttttcaatttttttttttaatttatcccttggtattatatttatttttttatcgggTTATCTCACTCTCGTGACATAGATCAAGAGTTTAGCAAGTTAACCCTGTTAGCTgggggtttttttatatatatttaacttttttttttgttaattttatcctttagtcTTGAGTTAATTAGGAATTGGActtcatagtttattttatgtattttctattaagttatttCGATCTCATTACTCGAGAAGAGTACTTAACGGACTAACTCGAGTtgactcaagttgttttttatgtttttttattaattttttaaaaaaaattatcttttaatattgagtcagttgagaattaaatttcataatttgttttgattaattttatatgaggATACCTTGGTCTCAAGATTAGAGTCGTGAGTATTGGTGTTTTAACCTTGATTAAATcaagtcttttttattattatttctaaagaGATTATACCAGTCTCATGTCCTTCAACattgatttttgtaattttatttttaacattggaCTGATTGGGAattgaaattcataatttttttttatttcttttcatatgGTTATTTCATCTTATGATCCAAGTCACGAGTTTGACAAATGAATTCGGGTCACTTTTTAATGTCCTTTGTatggatttttctttcaatttcatcatttaatattatgttgattgaaaattaggctttataatttgttttatatgggTTTATCATAATTTCATAACTCGGATTatgagtttgacatgttaatttaagttaactCAAGTCAATCCAATAAGTTGTTATtgccatattaaaaaaaaatatgtcatcttgaaaaacatttgagTTAAACTATGTCTTTACATGTTATGCGGATTGCTTTTGGACCTgtaaattcaatcaaatcatATTGAATCAACCTttatatggttaaaaaaaattcactaaaaaaaagttaataatatctattttttttatattcaagaaaaatttaaccaaacGTATAACGTAATACAAGTCAATGATCTAATGATATAGTATAAATCTATTGGTATGGGGGTTCCATTATCTTGTTTGTTTGAAAGAAAAACTATGGTTGTAGAAATTTTATTTCCATTCAAAATAGGTAAACATCAAGTAATTTTATAGTGCTTGATGAGAAActagtgatattttattaattattttttaaatttattttaaagaaatagaGAGACATAACTAGAAGAGAAAAATACTAAGTggagatatttttaatatttttattaaattataaattttatattatcttttaaaatattattaattattctacTAGTACTataaaatttttcaggaaacatcaatcaaaagattttaaaaaaacaacaatgtaTTAACCAATTGACCTCTAGGTCATCGGTAATGAACTTTTGATTTTTACCAAAAAATcacatattcaattattattaaatgctgaaaattatatttgtttatatctCCGTATAATATATGTTCAAAGTTGGATTCTCatctttattttgattatcaaaTTAATCCCTTGTCATAGTTGGAATCGAAACTctaatatcaaaagaaaaaaagccacAATGTGATAAAACATCCGTTTTATACCCTACAACATCATTACAAGATAATGCTGCTAATAAAATGTCAAAGAAAGTAAGCACTATATCATATTGATTTTTATCGCCAGCACATATATTTTATGGCATTTGCCATcgggttgtttttaaaaatatattaaaataatatttttttttaaaaataacaaataatctactgaataaaattaattcaacagaatgtaaatataaatttgagaaattgacgaatacttaaaaaataaatcaacatatatcaagaaaatcatttgtatttatcatataattaacatgcacaaattatttgtattacttgcatattaaaaattatctcaatcacatgaaaaacaaaaataaaagacaaataaatataaacctAGATATAAACCTAGAGACTATTAAAGATCGCTGGAAGGATTATTAGCAGAACTTAtaacaaatactaaaaacattattaaaaattgaattgaagcagaaaatataaaatattataactcTAAGATTAGAGACcggaaaataattataaaaccaaaacagaatctataactaaatatattttcattttatcctgaaatagtaattaaatgcaaatttagacataagtttttcttttatttttgtgattatgCTAGTTTTTTCAtgcggatttttttttcttttagaaaaaattggATTATTAAGAATTAAGTGGAGACTTGCTAAGTAATTCCCAAAATTGGATTAACATCACTCAAAAAACGGAATTTCGTCTCACTAAACTGCCTAGAATATCACACtaatcgtgaaaaaaaaaaaataggggaaGGTAAATTGAATTCATGGCAGGGTTTCGAATCTCAAATTAGTTTCATGGAGTCCCCCTTTGGGCTTTAGTAACCAACAGCAAATCAGAAAAGCCCTTAACTTTAAAAGGCCGTGGAAGAAGATTTTGGATTTGTAAATATGGGCTTCAAAGCTGGAAGGCAAAAGAAGATTTTTTGAAGGCAAAAGAATGCTGGTTACTGAAAGCATTCTTTTGCCTTCGAAAGGGGAAAAGAGAAACTTGAATTCCTTTGTgtatataatttatcaaatgCAATTCACAATTTCATTTTCCCATAACTAAAAAGTTGGTCCGagagaaacttttttttttgtcattcttaaAATCTAATAATGTTACAAAAATTATGTTAAGTTCATGACCTTGCCTAAAGCTAAAATCacaagtttgaggattaaaatttaaaataattttgttttaatttttttttagtttcattctttaaaatctggttttgtttttctgtaTTTAATTGACTGAGAAgtgatctatattatttttattttttgaaaaaaaaaggttttttctgTCAAGTCatcatgattatatttttttttatcaggttatcttaattttattatttgagttACAATTTTTATCTGGTTTAGCTCAACTTTTTTTATAGAGtcgctttttttaaaaaaaaattaatctttcttTAGTTTCATTCTTTAAAATCTGGTTATgttcttttgtatttaattgACTGAGAATTTAtctgtattatttttaattttttttaaaaaaattttttttctgtcaAGTCAATgtgatcatattttttttggtccacttgttttcattgttttttataatctaattaaaataaaattaatttatttaatcaaattattttctcttctttaataAAGTGTTTGCATGGacattagtttttattatatatatatattgatcccCCGCAGGTATACAAATCTAGTTCCTTTCTAACCAATAAAGATATATGCGAGTAAACTGGTCggacatgttaataataataataataaaaaaaaaaaacaaagataaagatGATAATTGATTCTAACATAACATAAATACGAGGAATCATGCATGTTTTCCCTGCATATTTATTATCTAGTTTGGTCGATATTTTTTAGGCATTCAATACTCAATAGTCAATGGCGTACCCTAAAGGCTatttggacgtaaaaccaaccACGCCAATTTCCTTTGAATTGAAAACAAGAGAATTTAAAGTCAACCagaggacaaaaaaaatataataaagaaaagaggagCATCTGAACGTCATGCTTCCGTTGACACAAAATCTACTTCGAATTCGGCAAATTTAACAACGAAATGGAgtgccattttttttaattaacatttcttttttcctttttcattaattttagtatttgaATTAGTAAGTATTTGGTTTAGGATCCTTTTGATTAGGTCTTGGCCATTATTGCTGGCTGCACTGCTTTTAAATAAAAGgttagattttgattttatccacatttaattttcatggatatatataatataatcaagcctacaataacaaataattttgaataattaaatgtaaatccattataattaaataaaaatctgtCATACATATATTATGTATATAATATAGTAGATATATTTATGAACCAGTGAGATAAATTAAGGCTCAAGAGTAGGTTTAGTCGTGTCAGATCAAAATAATagcttaaaaaaactataattttttttattcaaccgtTAGATTgcgcttaaatttttataagagTTTTCGAAGGTTATTGTCTTTATAATAGTTATTGTGTCGCTACACGGACTGTCAAATCTTTAGACATCAAAATCTCGCCTAGACCCTCTAGTTttgacagttttttttattttcattatatttttgaatttcttgcttattttgaattttatgcttCTTTCTATTATAatcttggatttttatttttgttctctaTGTAGGGTTTTTGCCCTATTTAAGACTTGTAAACCTCTTAAAGAGGCAtactttattatcattatttcagAAAAGATAAACTTGAGCTCTTATTTGCAGCTTTTTTTGTCTATTAAAacattatgtgttttttatttaattgctttCACCTGCATCACTATCAATATTGGATTTATGAGTCTTAGAGCTcaaaaattttggattttaaaaataaaaataaaaatttcatatttgaatttgaagttGAAAGTGGTTTTcgtcatagttttgaaacccggaccggcccgacgggtcgacccgggacccggccgacccgggcctGGAACCGGTCCGGGTCTAAGTAAAAACCcgtttgggaattggcccggcaaaacccggtcgacccggtagGTTAACTCGGAACCCGAGTGACCCGACAAACCCGGCTGAGACCCGATCTCTCCGAGTTCATCATCCAAGGACCGATTCACTTGAAGACAAACACCAATCCGGAACAACAAGATCTGAACTTACCTGCTGTTGCAAAGGACTCAAGCAATGGCAGCAATAGCATTGAGTCCTAGGACGCAGAGTtctgcaagaaaaaatattctcaCGAAAAAGACCAGGCAAGCCCCAGCAGCAAGGAATTCTTCTTATATGAATGCGAAGAAGTGCCCCTCATCAACCAAGATGTTTGGAGACCTTCAATCTCCTCTACCAATACAGATTTTGAGTCCCTTCTACCAATACAGATTCTGAGACCTTCAGTCTACCAATTTTGTGGTTCTGTTTTGGAAGGGAAACCTTTGAGGCCGTCGGTCTATATTGCTGGTCGAGCACATAAGCAAGATGCTTTAGGCCTGTCTTTGAGTCCCTTTTGCACTCTCAAAGAGATTGAAGGTAGTGGTTCGTTATGGATTGATGGCATGGGGGCTGAAACTTTCCTCCCTGCTCATTGCAAACCTTTGAgaaatcttgatcttgaaaAACTCCCAGAAGACGATGCCGATGAGTCTTCTGATCTTGAAGGAACAACAGAGGAATGGAAAGGAAGCAATTTGCCAGATTCTACTGAATCGTTTCAAGATCTTGGAAGCAGTGGTAAAATTGCATCAACAGGTCCAAAATCAGAACCATACAATAGTCAAGTTGGCACGGACTCATTTCCCAAAGATCCCATCACCTGTTCTCAAGATTCTTCAATCcagaaaagttaattaatttctctCTTACTCTCcaggttttctattttttttcttcttctgtgtgTGCGTGTTGGGGAATGAGAGAATAGAAAAGAGTGCTTCagtttgggatttttttttattttttttaaatttttttgggttgacccggattaacccgggtcaacccatttGACCCGTGACCCGGTCATTAGACCGGGTTGACcaccgggtcgggtttcaaaactatagttTTCGTAATGGAATGTTATTTGCATAAtattttgagatcatttggtGATTGAAAAAGATAGTTTTTCTTATTGAATATTGATAATGAGATCTCAATCCAATCACTCAATagctaatatattaaaataaaaataaaaaaatacacaaagaaaatgaatcaaaatgaTGACAAGCAAAGATAACCTCCTTGATTAGGGAAGCAAGGTTCTTTAGGCCGAGCTCCAATGCAAGTTGTTATCACTTTGGGGCAAACTGGATCTTTAGGGTATCCAAAATGCCCTTAAATAATGGAGGCTGCTGCCAAAAAAGTGAACATGCTTCTAACTTCAACTCCATTCcatacttctttttttctttatctttttttaatcccTCTTTATGAATAGAGGCCACAGGCgcgttttatatatataatcataaaGAATGTAGTTTAATTGGTAAGGTTCAAGATTTGCTCACTACATGTTAACAGTTTGAGTCCCACAAATCTCATGATCACTGGAGatttacataataattaatttcaggGTTCGTGAGATTAGTTAAAGTATATGCAAATTGGTTTGGACACTCAtgctaattaaataataataataataataataataattttttctctaGTCAAGATACAAATCCACACAGAAACCCACACACacgcacaattttttttataaataaatactaacttgagtacatatttttaaataaatactaatCAGACAAGGAAGAAAATTCACTCAATCGAATCGAACAACACTAGACACGGGGGTAACAATGTTGCACATccctataattttttgtgtttttaaaaggtCCTTTAACTATTCTTTTTGGTCTCGAGATATCTATgaacattatatttttgttgttttaaggtCCTTTCATTCATAATTTTTAGACCTGGTCCGGTGGCTGGCTCAGTCTAAATTCTGGATTTCGGGTTTTAACTGGGTTGTattggtcaattttttttaaaaaaattaaaacgacatcgttttagaaaaaaaatcaacgggttgCAACTGGATTTTTGACATAATCTTGCTGAGTCAACCCATTGAGTCACaccaggttttttttcctttttttttcttcaactcgaCCCCATTCTAGCCCCGGGTCGGCCTGGTCCTGGGCGACCTGCCAGGTCGGgatgagttttaaaactatgctttcATTAGATGATGTAACTAATATCATCAAATAATGACACGTGTTAAATGCTCGTattatgaaatatttaactaatatacatttcaaatcctaaaatttatttaaaaactcaatttggtccctatatctcattttcttataaataagtCTCTAATATGAATTTCTTGGTCATCTTGTTCAACAATAAATACAATTTAGTccctgttgttttttttttttttaaatcagatcCCTATTTGTCAAATTTTGAACTTGGTCAAAATTAGTCAAACAATTTAAATGGGTTAGTGGACAATATAAGAGTTGAGAGGATAAATAAGCATGTCtgtttaaaaattaagacttttgttttctataaatcatatatttatggtcataattttattttaaaaaaattatttccaaaacctcaacttaaaaaaccaagacaaaccgtaagaaaaaaaaatgcatatatatatatatatatatatatatatctaactTAGGGagaattgaataaaactaaatacctaaaaatattatcattgaaaaatacttaaaaaaatataaatttgatacattttcaggattttttttttaaaaaacacttgaaaagtAAAGAggaacacaaaatcaaacaaacactTATCTATTTAACATTGTAGTGGAATctttgtttcattattttttgaagtttgttttttactttaaatcaatttaatggtgtttttaaattgttataatgtattgatataaaaaaattaaaaaaatatattattttaatatattttcaaacaaaaaagactTTAAAATACAATCCTTACCCTACTCCCAATCAATCATTTAATCCTCAACGTACTCAATAATACATTTACATCCAATAATGACCATGCACGTATGATCCACATTTCCACCATGGATCTACAAATAATTGAAAGGCACACAACCCTTCATCAAACAATTTCtggatataattatataacatcAACACAAGGTAGCTGCCGTAGACAGAGACTTTATACTAAGAATTATTAATTCCTCCGTATCTCTGTCTGCATAATCTGTAGCACCTTCAGTGCTCTACCCCACCTTGATAACAAAAACTCTTTGACAAGTCAACCCATTCAGTGGAACTTCGTTTCTCTcgtataaataacaaaaaaaatatttatacatataattatgTAGCTAACAAAAAGCATTCCCTTGACCCTTCTCTCTGCCATCATCTCCTTGTCACACACTATGATAAAATGCGCCACTCTTGCTAACGTACGCTTTGTTTGTCTTTCCCTTTCTATTTTCATTGTTTAGCTTGTGAGTTGATTGAGAttctttgaattaaatttaattttatatggttatatctatttagagtttttaaataaaaattaatttataaaaaataataaaaaataaatatttttttttctaatatgctTAAAGAATccaattatcaattatctatccATAATTTTATACGTTCCGaacaagttaatatatatattttgttttttctagtttaattgttaagatttttattatttttattttttattgtattagtATTAGATATATTTATCACTTGAAATCATTCCTTTTTTCCATATGTCAATGTCAAGCACATTTACATTCACATTGATGTATTTatatcaaacttattttttataatcccctacacataatttaaaataaaaacatgaataaatccatttatcattcaaatcatattttaaaattgtaataactattaaaaatttaaaaaaattattaattttaaaactcgtaaaatttattaaaaaatattaaaattaatccaaacaccaacattaataataataaaaaattactatacCCTTTCTTGACTTATAAGCTCATAATGCAATGATGAGTAAAACAAAACTCACAATTTCCAGTCTTACTATTGTgttcaaatcaaattcaaagatTACTACTCCCAATTGGCATTCTCTCACGGAGTTTTCAGCAAGAATAATCAACTTCAGACCAGGCTAAAAGCTGAATTTAATTTCAATGTGTTCTTGAGACTAAAAGTAAAGGACCATTGATTTACTAatacaactatatttttttgttaatttctctaaaaatctaccatcatcttctttgagAATCAATAGCTCCTAGCATCATTAAAACACCGGAAAAAGTACGTACTTGACAAAGGAGATAAACAATTACTTCACAGAATAAACAAacgaaacaaaaatatttccatTTATCGGTAAAAATTATTCGGGGATAGTAACTAATACAGGTCTCCAAGCTCTCCTTAACAATCTATATCTAAACGTCGCCGCCACCGGTCTCAACGCGCCGCCCCCGCCACCTCTTCTCAACGCGGCTCCGCCGCCACTAATCAACCCCACCTCCTCACCACCACCACGCTCGCCACCCCTCCTCTCCTGCTCAAAGGGCGGTGAAGCCACAAACAAATCCTTCAATTTCCTCCTCACCCCCTTCTCGGGCAACGGATCTTCCTCCACCTCCGACTGATCTTCTCGCCGGGGAGCCCTCCAGCGAGCATCGGATTTCTTCGAGAGTAGCATCCGAAGAGTCTTCCTCCTGCGGCGTATGTGAAAAACCGGACTTGTCGTCGGACTTTGTGTTGGTGTAGCTGTCACTGCACATTGCGTGGCTAATAGCTTGAATTTTTGCAGCGTCGCCATTAATcaagaaaagcaagaaaaccCCAAGACTTCTCTCTCTCAAAAGCTCTGAGATCTATTGAGATTTAAAACCCATCTGGGTTTCTTTTCGTTTTGATCTTGTGGAGGAGAAGAAGGGGAGAggggttgttttattttttctggtgTTTGGATTCGAAGGGGTGGTAATGGGTATGTGGTGACAAGTGGCGGAGAGTGGGAGGCTTGGGATTATGGAGCCGACGCCAGTGAACGAGTCCAAGGAGTAAAGTGTGAGAAATGGATTTGTGTCTTTGTTTCAAGAGAGTTTGAGGCGATGACTAATGAGGTCTGGTAACGGAAATTGCACGTGATAGACTACCTAGTATGATCTAATCTAATGTGGCCAAGGACAAAGTTTATgtcttcataataataataataataatattggttGTCTTATTcagagaaaaaatgaattgcCGGTTTTGTCCTACCATTCCACCTATGGTGAAGTCCAATATTGTAATGATTTTCATGATTACTTTTAGAATAGCATGGTTTTTTAGAAATGAATTGACATTCcgtagcttttatttttatctcctAAGGTCTGCTCCATTGTTGAGTTagtaaaatatattgttttttttttttgcattatatttttttatataattatatatcaaaccttggttttgtaaaaattaaaataacatattttttacttacaaaaatatgcttttcaattattttacattcaaaaaatatgtttcatagcagttttaacaaaaacatatttcatagtatttttaaccaaacatttaatttctttaaaattattattttttaaatgaaaattaaaaaaaaactattataatattaaaaatacaccTAGTTGGATTAAAGAATTAGTGGTGGTTATGCTAAAACAAGTTTAACAATAGTAAAGCTTTTGCTGTGGTGCAAGATAGGAGAGtttatgaaattgtttttgGTGAATATAAGATCTAGatgtgaaattattattttttaaaaaaataaatagctgaTTCAAGGATACTTTGTCCAGATCAAATGCAAAgtataaatcttttttctttttttttttgtacttgtatGTGCAATTATCTAAttatgactctttttttttttgtgggtttgCGAGGATACAGGAGTCTGGATCAAGCAGAGAATAGGGTGTGGACAGGCATCTTTCATGAAGTGTTAAATTATTTAGACTTCGTTAATCGtatttacaaaatcaaaattaaaaaacaagtctCCAAAATATACTTCAGAATTCCCATGTATCAACAACAGCATCCCAAATCATCGTTTGGTATCTAGTCCCGTTGAGATAGTCTCTCGCCGGATCCTTGATGCTTTCCGGTACTATACAGGGAGGACAATAGCAAATCTTGCTGGAGTCACGGCCAAAGATTTTTGCCACCAAATTCGAGCAAACGCCTCATTTGACAGGCGAGGTTGAACTGGAACAGATAGCCATCCTAGCTCGCAGGAACTCAGCCAAACTGTTCTCACCCTTTACCATCTGTAACAGAAGAAACAATGACTTTTAAAACGGTTGAAAGTAATGCATTCTAACTTATTGAAAACGAAATCTTCATTCAAACATTTGAACATTAGCAAACAATCATAGCAGCATTTTATAAATCCACCCCATGTAAGAGCAATAATTGTGCTTGATGGCCTGGCTCAAAATGCAGCTTCTACAGAGATGTGGACCgcatttgtttttgtgtgtaAACAACAAATCAACAAGAAGTGAAAGACAGTAGAGCTCAAAACTCATTGATATCTGATAATTGATGGTAACAAAACTGGAATTTAAAGCTGAAAAGGATTAGGAAATCTCAACTGCTAGTAGGAATGCGGGGTTATGGTTGAAGAACTGTCGGCCCAAAATGGATCAGACGAGGAGTCCGGTGAAAGTTGAACTGGG
This DNA window, taken from Populus alba chromosome 17, ASM523922v2, whole genome shotgun sequence, encodes the following:
- the LOC118029787 gene encoding uncharacterized protein; protein product: MATLQKFKLLATQCAVTATPTQSPTTSPVFHIRRRRKTLRMLLSKKSDARWRAPRREDQSEVEEDPLPEKGVRRKLKDLFVASPPFEQERRGGERGGGEEVGLISGGGAALRRGGGGGALRPVAATFRYRLLRRAWRPVLVTIPE